From a region of the Flavobacterium sediminilitoris genome:
- a CDS encoding T9SS type B sorting domain-containing protein: MSIKQLLLVFSFVLCIKLNAQTTAIPDANFEQKLIDLSIDTNGLNGNILNSDAQAVTSLIITGNTVTNFTGLEAFVNVVTLNLGSNPFATVPLTTLTSLESLQFTGNDMLNSLDLSQNILLNNLNIQSNTSVIGEAPIVTLNLANNINLINLRINRFTNLSNLILPVTTTLINIEINTIADPTLDFSLISALEDLTISGSYGSVTITLPNVFNNLKNVSISSITIPTIDLSSYLNLESLRLTATYIENLILPNSTTLEDIYVLIHNIQNPISFASLPNLSDLTISSNGTVPLIVDVSQNLALTDINLSSNDMSVLDLTQNVLLEDINISNNEFATIDLSQNVLADRINVSNNNLTSLDLTFNVLLEYLNAGNNLLPDLDVTQNVILRQISINDNLFTLTGLDLSQNTELSYLDASNNQIESLDITNNIKIVSVVLHHNLFSGTDILDQLYTIKSNNYGVSASNIIDVSFNNLSGPMPDFVSLVGTNANYFRFYFHNNAFEFGHFEGQHSQFVNFLSQFNYFGGYPLPIMTQYWYAPQAKVDTIDTINATAGSSVTLTTACAGAQNHYVWFKDGVAIPGAPDSPNYVINNVSSCDIGVYHSEILSDLVPFDNTNAPGTSGKNLLLVRNDITLNVNYTSACVTLNSPVNGATNVPINGGISWNGNPGACGYFLSIGTTLGGTNIANNIDVGDVTTYNIGTNFPANTLLYVTITPYFQTGPALVCPSESFTTSAATVLPDCTTISYPILSTTDVPVDSNITWNSSINATGYFISIGTTSGGNDIVNMLDVGNVTTYDPVNDFAEGVQIFVTIIPYNSLGNATGCTEESFTTFSNLPLPICTTLTLPLNNATDVPVDSNITWNAATDATGYFISYGTNNAANNIENMVDVGNMLTYNPATDFPDETIIYVVITPYNSTGNAVACSTESFETEVVIPVCTTLTSPLNNTTNVSISSNISWNAVSNATGYFISYGTNNAANNIENMIDVGNTLTYNPPTDFPDETVIYVVITPYNSTGNAVACSTESFETEVILPVCTTLTSPLNNATNVSINSNISWNAVSNATGYFISYGTNNAANNIENMVDVGNMLTYNPPADFPDETIIYVVITPYNSAGNAVGCLIENFETEVVIPVCTTLTSPLNNTTNVSISSNISWNAVSNATGYFVSYGTNNAANNIENMVDVGNMLTYNPPTDFPDETVIYVVITSYNSAGNAIGCSIESFETEVIEPICTSLIFPQDGAINVEVDANISWNSVSNATGYFISIGTSPNGNEISNMLDVGNVTYYNPTNNFLDDVIIYITITPYNSVGNPIESCSQESFKIQNRQIVTPLFFTPNGDGYNDIWKIYDPKNEVKTIYIFDRYGKLLHNISNSNGSWDGTFGNQVLPATDYWYVLELKNSNTIKGHFSLKR; the protein is encoded by the coding sequence ATGAGTATTAAGCAATTATTGCTAGTATTTAGTTTTGTTTTATGTATAAAATTGAATGCACAAACAACCGCAATTCCTGATGCAAATTTTGAACAAAAATTAATAGATTTATCCATAGATACAAATGGATTGAATGGTAATATTCTTAATTCAGATGCTCAAGCTGTAACTTCATTAATTATTACTGGAAATACAGTTACAAATTTTACGGGTTTAGAAGCTTTTGTTAATGTTGTAACATTAAATTTAGGTTCCAATCCTTTTGCTACAGTTCCATTAACAACTCTTACAAGTTTAGAATCATTACAGTTTACAGGTAATGATATGCTAAATTCTCTAGATCTTTCTCAAAATATTTTATTAAACAATTTAAATATTCAGTCAAATACTTCTGTAATTGGTGAAGCTCCAATTGTAACTTTAAATCTTGCCAATAATATTAATTTAATAAATTTAAGAATAAACAGATTTACTAATTTATCGAATTTAATATTACCAGTAACAACGACATTAATAAATATTGAGATAAATACTATAGCAGATCCTACTTTAGATTTTTCATTGATTAGTGCACTTGAAGATTTAACAATATCAGGAAGTTATGGATCAGTTACTATTACTTTGCCAAATGTTTTTAATAATTTAAAGAACGTTTCTATTTCAAGTATTACTATTCCAACAATTGATCTAAGTAGTTACTTGAATTTGGAGTCATTAAGGCTTACAGCTACCTATATTGAAAATTTAATTTTACCAAATTCAACAACTCTTGAAGATATTTATGTATTAATTCATAATATACAAAATCCAATAAGCTTTGCCAGTTTGCCAAATTTATCGGATTTAACCATTAGTTCCAATGGTACAGTACCATTGATAGTTGATGTCTCTCAAAATTTAGCTTTAACAGACATAAATTTGTCATCAAATGATATGTCCGTTTTGGATTTAACCCAAAATGTATTGTTGGAAGACATTAATATTTCAAACAATGAGTTTGCAACTATTGATTTATCTCAAAACGTTCTTGCAGATAGAATAAATGTTTCTAATAACAACTTAACTTCTCTTGATTTAACATTTAATGTTCTATTAGAATATTTAAATGCAGGAAATAATCTCTTACCAGATTTAGATGTAACTCAAAATGTTATACTAAGACAAATTTCAATTAATGATAATTTATTTACACTTACAGGTCTTGATTTATCTCAAAATACTGAATTAAGTTATTTAGATGCTTCTAATAATCAAATAGAATCATTGGACATTACTAATAATATTAAGATAGTAAGTGTTGTGTTACATCATAATTTATTTTCGGGCACTGATATTTTAGATCAATTATACACTATAAAATCAAATAATTATGGTGTTAGTGCTTCTAACATAATAGATGTTAGTTTTAATAATCTTTCTGGACCAATGCCAGATTTTGTTAGTCTAGTTGGAACTAATGCAAACTATTTTAGATTTTATTTTCATAATAATGCTTTTGAATTTGGACATTTTGAAGGACAACATAGTCAATTTGTGAATTTTTTATCACAATTCAACTATTTTGGAGGTTATCCACTTCCAATAATGACTCAATATTGGTATGCACCACAAGCAAAAGTAGATACAATTGATACAATTAATGCTACAGCAGGAAGTTCTGTTACATTAACAACAGCTTGTGCTGGTGCTCAAAATCATTATGTTTGGTTTAAAGATGGAGTAGCTATACCTGGAGCACCAGACTCACCAAATTATGTAATTAACAACGTAAGTTCTTGTGATATTGGAGTTTATCATTCAGAAATTTTGAGTGATTTAGTTCCTTTTGACAATACAAATGCTCCAGGAACTTCAGGGAAAAATTTATTACTTGTTAGAAATGATATTACTTTAAATGTTAATTATACATCGGCTTGTGTTACCTTAAATTCCCCAGTAAATGGAGCAACAAATGTTCCAATAAATGGGGGTATTTCATGGAATGGAAATCCGGGTGCCTGTGGTTATTTTTTAAGCATAGGGACAACTCTAGGAGGAACTAATATTGCAAATAATATTGATGTTGGTGATGTTACCACATATAACATAGGAACAAATTTCCCAGCAAATACTTTATTATATGTAACAATAACTCCATATTTTCAAACTGGACCAGCTTTAGTGTGTCCATCTGAAAGTTTTACAACAAGTGCAGCAACTGTGTTACCAGACTGTACAACAATTTCTTACCCTATCTTATCAACAACAGATGTTCCAGTAGATTCAAATATTACATGGAATTCTTCTATAAATGCAACTGGATATTTTATCTCAATTGGAACGACTTCTGGTGGAAATGACATTGTAAATATGTTGGATGTTGGAAACGTAACCACTTATGATCCAGTAAATGATTTTGCAGAAGGAGTTCAAATTTTTGTCACAATAATTCCTTATAATAGCCTTGGAAATGCAACTGGATGTACAGAAGAAAGCTTTACTACATTTTCTAATCTTCCGTTACCAATTTGTACAACATTAACTTTACCTTTAAATAATGCAACAGATGTTCCGGTAGATTCAAATATTACTTGGAATGCTGCCACAGATGCAACAGGTTATTTTATTTCATACGGAACGAATAACGCTGCGAACAATATTGAAAACATGGTTGATGTAGGTAATATGTTAACTTATAATCCGGCAACAGATTTTCCTGATGAAACAATAATTTATGTAGTAATCACTCCTTATAATTCAACAGGAAATGCAGTAGCTTGTTCAACAGAAAGTTTTGAAACCGAAGTGGTAATTCCAGTTTGTACTACTTTAACTTCACCGTTAAATAACACCACAAATGTTTCCATAAGTTCTAACATTTCTTGGAATGCCGTTTCTAATGCAACAGGTTATTTTATTTCTTATGGAACGAATAATGCTGCGAACAATATTGAAAACATGATTGATGTTGGAAATACCTTAACATATAATCCACCAACAGATTTTCCTGATGAAACAGTAATTTATGTAGTAATCACTCCTTATAATTCAACAGGAAATGCAGTAGCTTGTTCAACAGAAAGTTTTGAAACCGAAGTTATTCTTCCAGTTTGTACTACTTTAACTTCACCATTAAATAATGCTACAAATGTTTCCATAAATTCTAACATTTCTTGGAATGCCGTTTCTAATGCAACAGGATATTTTATTTCTTATGGAACGAATAATGCTGCGAACAATATTGAAAACATGGTTGATGTAGGTAATATGTTAACTTATAATCCACCAGCAGATTTTCCTGATGAAACAATAATTTATGTGGTAATAACTCCTTACAATTCAGCAGGAAATGCAGTAGGTTGCTTAATAGAAAATTTTGAAACCGAAGTGGTAATTCCAGTTTGTACTACTTTAACTTCACCATTAAATAACACCACAAATGTTTCCATAAGTTCTAACATTTCTTGGAATGCCGTTTCCAATGCAACAGGTTATTTCGTTTCGTACGGAACAAATAATGCTGCGAACAATATTGAAAACATGGTTGATGTGGGCAATATGTTAACTTACAATCCGCCAACAGATTTTCCTGATGAAACAGTGATTTATGTAGTAATCACCTCTTATAATTCAGCAGGAAATGCAATAGGTTGTTCAATAGAAAGTTTTGAAACCGAAGTCATTGAGCCAATTTGCACTTCATTAATTTTTCCTCAAGATGGAGCTATAAATGTAGAAGTTGATGCAAATATCTCTTGGAATTCAGTTTCCAATGCAACAGGTTATTTTATTTCCATAGGGACTTCACCAAATGGCAATGAAATTTCTAATATGCTAGATGTTGGCAATGTTACATATTATAATCCAACAAACAATTTTTTAGATGATGTTATAATTTATATAACGATTACACCTTATAATTCTGTCGGCAATCCGATTGAAAGTTGTTCTCAAGAAAGTTTTAAAATTCAAAATCGTCAAATTGTTACACCACTTTTCTTTACTCCAAATGGTGATGGTTATAATGATATTTGGAAAATTTATGATCCTAAAAACGAAGTAAAGACAATCTATATTTTTGATAGATATGGGAAATTGCTTCACAATATCTCAAATAGTAATGGAAGTTGGGATGGAACCTTTGGAAATCAAGTTTTACCAGCTACAGATTATTGGTATGTGTTAGAATTAAAAAATTCTAACACAATAAAAGGACACTTTTCTTTAAAAAGGTAA
- a CDS encoding FAD-dependent oxidoreductase has product MQNPKEIAVVGAGLVGTLLAIYLKKAGHIVHVYDRSPDIRTVEFSGRSINLVMSNRGWKTLEDIGLEDEIRKIGIPVDKRGIHLKDGTFTTQNYGKEGEAIFSLSRGVLNRRMIDLAEEAGVKFMFNRKIWDVSLATATLYEGETEQGEWSPLKYDMVFGADGAFSRIRHRMQRQSMFDYSQEFMKLGYKELHIPANPDGTHKIDKNSLHIWPRGNFMLMALSNLDGSFTCTLFMPFEGENSFEQLKDEATLVDFFANYFSDTKEVIPDLVRDFFKNPTSYLAIMKCYPWTYEDKVALIGDSSHAIVPFYGQGMNAGFEDISVLNEMMNKYGDDWKTIFAEYQKSRKPNADAIAELSRRNFVEMSSKTADEKFLLQKKIEKWFSDKHPDKWLPLYSRVTFSLQPYAEALAIGDRQNEIMEEILSMEHIEENWQTEVVEHRILSLLAEKMS; this is encoded by the coding sequence ATGCAAAACCCAAAAGAAATTGCAGTAGTTGGAGCAGGTTTAGTAGGCACATTATTAGCAATATATTTAAAAAAAGCAGGTCATATCGTTCATGTGTATGATAGAAGTCCAGATATCAGAACTGTTGAATTTTCAGGACGTTCTATTAACTTGGTTATGTCAAATAGAGGTTGGAAAACCCTTGAAGATATTGGTTTAGAAGATGAAATAAGAAAAATAGGAATACCAGTTGATAAAAGAGGAATTCATTTAAAAGATGGAACTTTTACCACACAAAATTATGGTAAAGAAGGTGAAGCTATTTTTTCACTTTCTCGTGGAGTTTTGAATCGAAGAATGATTGATTTGGCTGAAGAAGCAGGAGTTAAATTCATGTTCAATAGAAAGATTTGGGATGTTTCTTTGGCAACAGCTACTTTGTATGAAGGCGAAACAGAACAAGGAGAATGGTCACCATTGAAATATGATATGGTTTTTGGTGCTGATGGAGCTTTTTCAAGGATTCGCCATCGTATGCAACGTCAATCCATGTTTGATTATTCGCAAGAATTCATGAAACTAGGATATAAGGAACTGCATATTCCTGCAAACCCTGATGGAACACATAAAATTGATAAAAACTCACTTCACATTTGGCCAAGAGGCAATTTTATGTTGATGGCATTATCCAATTTAGATGGAAGTTTTACTTGTACTTTATTTATGCCATTTGAAGGAGAAAATTCATTTGAACAATTAAAAGATGAAGCTACATTGGTTGATTTCTTTGCTAATTATTTTTCAGACACAAAAGAAGTAATTCCAGATTTGGTTAGAGATTTCTTTAAAAATCCAACCAGTTATTTAGCTATTATGAAATGCTATCCTTGGACGTATGAGGATAAAGTTGCGTTGATAGGAGATTCATCTCACGCCATTGTACCTTTTTATGGTCAAGGTATGAATGCAGGATTTGAAGATATATCTGTTTTGAATGAAATGATGAATAAATATGGTGATGATTGGAAAACTATTTTTGCTGAATATCAAAAATCTCGAAAACCAAATGCTGATGCAATAGCTGAACTTTCCAGAAGAAATTTTGTGGAAATGAGTTCAAAAACAGCAGATGAAAAATTCTTATTACAAAAGAAAATTGAAAAATGGTTCTCAGATAAACATCCTGACAAATGGTTACCACTTTATAGTAGAGTAACTTTTAGTTTACAACCTTATGCAGAAGCTCTAGCCATTGGAGATAGGCAAAATGAAATTATGGAAGAAATTCTTTCAATGGAGCATATTGAAGAAAATTGGCAAACAGAAGTTGTAGAACATCGTATTTTATCACTTTTAGCCGAAAAAATGTCCTAG
- a CDS encoding agmatinase family protein: MTKQQIIENFDPSQPGLADATIFGLPFSAEQSEIIVIPVPWEVTVSYGAGASEGPEAILDASFQVDLLHQDFPELWKLGIYMDEAPENWAKNSEKYKGLAQPIIEALENGEDISTFPALQTDLDKINKVCRELHTEVKERVLFWIKKGKKVVLLGGDHSTPLGYYEALATQHEDFGILHLDAHMDLRIAYEGFTYSHASIMYNALQLPQISKIVQVGIRDFCEQEVDVVNKENGRVLVHTDLDLKKQLFEGNTWQHLCDQIIYSLPQKVCVSFDIDGMNALYCPNTGTPVPGGFTYEQAVYLLNRLVESGKEIIGFDLVEVAPGENDWDGNVGARMLFQMCGVFAKSQNMEVGKKIEFKK, translated from the coding sequence ATGACAAAACAGCAAATCATAGAAAATTTTGATCCAAGTCAGCCAGGGTTAGCAGATGCAACTATTTTTGGATTACCATTTTCAGCAGAACAATCAGAGATTATTGTAATTCCTGTTCCATGGGAAGTTACAGTAAGTTATGGAGCAGGAGCTTCTGAAGGTCCAGAGGCTATTTTAGATGCTTCTTTTCAAGTAGATTTATTACATCAAGATTTTCCTGAGTTATGGAAATTAGGAATTTATATGGATGAAGCCCCTGAAAATTGGGCAAAAAATTCTGAAAAGTATAAAGGATTAGCGCAGCCTATTATTGAAGCGTTAGAAAACGGAGAAGATATTTCAACTTTTCCTGCTTTGCAGACAGATTTAGATAAGATTAATAAAGTATGTAGAGAATTGCATACTGAAGTAAAAGAACGAGTTCTTTTTTGGATAAAAAAAGGAAAGAAAGTGGTTCTTTTAGGAGGAGATCATTCCACTCCATTAGGTTATTATGAAGCTTTAGCTACTCAACATGAAGATTTTGGAATCTTGCATTTAGATGCTCACATGGATTTAAGAATAGCATATGAAGGATTTACTTATTCTCATGCTTCAATAATGTATAATGCATTACAATTGCCACAAATTTCGAAAATAGTTCAAGTTGGAATTCGTGATTTCTGCGAGCAAGAAGTTGATGTGGTAAATAAAGAAAATGGTAGAGTTTTAGTTCACACAGATTTAGATTTGAAAAAACAGCTATTTGAAGGAAATACATGGCAGCATTTATGTGATCAAATTATTTATTCATTGCCACAAAAAGTATGTGTTTCATTTGATATAGACGGAATGAATGCATTATATTGTCCAAATACAGGAACACCTGTTCCTGGGGGATTTACTTACGAACAAGCGGTTTACTTATTAAATAGATTAGTAGAATCAGGTAAAGAAATTATCGGATTTGATTTAGTAGAAGTAGCGCCAGGAGAAAATGATTGGGATGGAAATGTAGGAGCAAGGATGTTATTTCAAATGTGTGGGGTCTTTGCAAAGTCCCAAAATATGGAAGTTGGAAAAAAGATTGAATTTAAGAAATAA
- a CDS encoding T9SS type A sorting domain-containing protein, with protein MKTKILLVVIFTMTIFFQVNAQESQRESLALKYIKENAREFQINQDHSFKLSFVRKGLAGETLRFQQMLNDVPVFGGEIVVNFNKKGEVAYTSSSYNKEIEIINTDPKISKEKAILIADEKLNYNGLVTFQEVKLYVYALDGETKLVYRTITHAEDLIGSWEVLVDANSSDVLSVKDIAIYCGHECKENHNHQIDNKVVKKKKKAFLSVEKNNTLAFTTGTAMVFLSDPLSAVGVSYGGQYIDNNDATNASLDAARALVNLPEIENNSGVYKLKSSYVEIKDFEAPNKGLFTQNTSSFLFNRNQDGFEAANVFYHLDNNMRYINEELGVICRPFLNSGVLWFDPSGLSGSDNSYYLGGSNSLAFGEGCVDDGEDGDVIWHELGHGLHDWLTGGNLSRINGLSEGSGDYWAQSNSRALNQWTPADAAYHYMFNWDGHNQCWGGRTTNYSATYPGGLTGAVNTTEGSIHQDGQIWATTLMKIWDVLGRTKTDIAFLEGLALTNSSTNQNQAAIAVRQAAINMNYSCADVKVMTEKFTNVGYTMPAIPLTINCPEEQTVNADGAGNYVLPSFANLTNAINSNCDATVTQSPAVGSTVGVGSHTITMTANGSVNCNFILNVETALDAEDFIKRSQVVLYPNPASSTITIKGNFVNLEKIVIYNILGQEVMDGVVSGTETSLSISTLSDGVYTLRFVDSNESLKFVKK; from the coding sequence ATGAAAACAAAAATACTATTAGTTGTCATTTTTACAATGACAATTTTTTTTCAAGTAAATGCACAAGAATCTCAAAGAGAATCTTTGGCACTAAAGTATATTAAAGAAAACGCAAGAGAATTTCAAATTAATCAAGATCATAGTTTCAAACTTAGTTTTGTTAGAAAAGGATTGGCTGGAGAAACATTAAGATTTCAACAGATGTTGAATGATGTGCCAGTTTTTGGAGGAGAAATCGTTGTAAATTTTAATAAAAAAGGTGAAGTAGCATATACTTCTAGTAGTTATAACAAAGAAATAGAGATTATAAATACAGATCCTAAAATTAGCAAAGAGAAAGCAATTTTAATTGCTGATGAAAAATTAAATTATAATGGATTAGTGACTTTTCAAGAAGTAAAATTGTATGTATATGCTCTTGACGGAGAAACAAAACTGGTTTATAGAACAATTACTCATGCTGAAGATCTAATAGGAAGTTGGGAGGTTTTAGTAGATGCTAATTCTTCAGATGTTCTAAGCGTTAAAGATATTGCTATATATTGTGGGCATGAATGTAAAGAAAACCATAATCATCAAATAGATAATAAAGTTGTAAAAAAGAAAAAAAAAGCTTTTTTAAGTGTAGAAAAAAATAATACTCTAGCATTTACAACAGGTACTGCAATGGTGTTTTTATCTGATCCATTATCGGCTGTAGGAGTTTCTTATGGAGGGCAATATATAGATAATAATGACGCAACAAATGCATCATTAGATGCAGCAAGAGCATTAGTTAATTTGCCAGAAATCGAAAATAATTCAGGAGTTTATAAGTTAAAGAGTTCTTACGTTGAAATTAAAGATTTTGAAGCGCCAAATAAAGGGTTATTTACTCAAAATACATCGAGTTTCTTATTTAATAGAAATCAAGATGGTTTTGAAGCTGCAAATGTTTTTTATCATTTAGATAATAATATGAGATATATTAATGAAGAGTTAGGAGTGATTTGTCGTCCATTCTTAAACTCTGGAGTCTTATGGTTTGATCCCTCTGGACTTAGCGGATCAGATAATTCTTATTATTTAGGAGGGAGTAATTCATTAGCTTTTGGAGAAGGATGTGTTGATGACGGAGAAGATGGAGATGTGATTTGGCATGAATTAGGACATGGTTTACATGATTGGTTAACTGGGGGTAATTTATCTAGAATCAATGGGTTGAGTGAAGGAAGTGGAGATTATTGGGCGCAATCAAACAGTAGAGCATTAAATCAATGGACTCCTGCTGATGCGGCTTATCATTATATGTTTAATTGGGATGGACATAATCAATGTTGGGGTGGAAGAACAACGAATTATTCAGCAACTTATCCAGGAGGACTTACAGGTGCTGTAAATACGACAGAGGGAAGTATTCATCAAGATGGACAAATTTGGGCAACAACTTTAATGAAAATTTGGGATGTTTTAGGAAGAACTAAAACAGATATCGCATTTTTAGAAGGTTTAGCACTTACAAATAGTTCAACTAATCAAAATCAGGCAGCAATAGCTGTTAGACAAGCAGCTATTAACATGAATTATAGTTGTGCTGATGTTAAAGTAATGACAGAAAAATTTACCAATGTTGGCTATACAATGCCAGCAATTCCTTTAACAATTAATTGTCCAGAAGAACAAACGGTGAATGCAGATGGAGCAGGAAATTATGTTTTACCAAGTTTTGCCAACTTAACAAATGCTATTAATTCAAATTGTGATGCTACAGTAACACAATCTCCAGCAGTAGGATCTACTGTTGGTGTAGGTTCACACACAATTACAATGACTGCAAACGGTTCTGTGAACTGTAATTTTATATTGAATGTTGAAACAGCATTAGATGCTGAAGATTTTATAAAAAGATCGCAAGTTGTTTTATATCCTAATCCAGCTTCTTCTACAATAACTATAAAAGGAAATTTTGTTAATTTAGAAAAAATAGTAATCTATAATATTTTAGGTCAGGAAGTTATGGATGGAGTCGTTTCTGGAACTGAAACAAGTTTGAGTATTTCAACATTGTCAGATGGAGTATATACATTACGTTTTGTTGATTCTAATGAGTCATTAAAATTTGTAAAAAAATAG
- the kynU gene encoding kynureninase produces MDFQNTREFAKQLDSQDELAKYRDEFIFPQVNGKDVIYFTGNSLGLQPKSAKKYVDEIMNDWASLAVEGHFYADKPWWDYHERFCQPLSEIVGGKPTEVGVMNTLTVNLHLLMVSFYRPTQKKYKIICEEKAFPSDQYMFQSQIDFHSKNIGFNSKEALVEIKRREGEHNIRLEDVLSKIEEVGDELALVLIGGVNYYTGQVFDIKTITEAGHKVGAYVGWDLAHAAGNIELKLNEWGVDFAAWCSYKYMNSGPGNASGYFVHEMHHEDAELSRFGGWWGHNKERRFLMEPVFDPAKSADGWQISNLPILSLAPYLASVNMFAEIGMQKLIKKRNSITSYLEFVLHEIDKEIEGIKFEIITPSNQQERACQLSVYLHGQGKELFDYLMKKGVITDWREPNVIRLAPVPLYTSFEDMYEFGQILKQGICE; encoded by the coding sequence ATGGATTTCCAAAATACAAGAGAATTTGCAAAGCAGTTAGATAGCCAAGATGAATTGGCAAAGTATAGAGATGAATTTATTTTTCCTCAAGTAAACGGTAAAGATGTAATATATTTTACAGGTAATTCACTCGGCTTACAACCCAAAAGTGCTAAAAAATATGTGGACGAAATAATGAACGATTGGGCAAGTTTAGCTGTTGAAGGACATTTTTATGCTGATAAACCTTGGTGGGATTATCACGAACGATTTTGTCAACCATTAAGTGAAATTGTAGGAGGAAAACCAACAGAAGTTGGGGTAATGAATACTTTGACAGTGAATTTGCATTTACTGATGGTTTCTTTTTATCGTCCTACACAAAAAAAATATAAAATCATTTGCGAAGAAAAAGCTTTTCCTTCTGATCAATATATGTTTCAAAGTCAAATAGATTTTCATTCTAAAAATATCGGATTTAATTCAAAAGAAGCTTTAGTTGAGATTAAAAGAAGAGAAGGAGAGCATAACATCCGTCTAGAAGATGTTTTATCTAAAATTGAAGAAGTAGGAGACGAGTTGGCTTTAGTCCTTATAGGAGGTGTAAATTATTATACAGGACAAGTGTTTGATATAAAAACCATTACTGAAGCAGGGCATAAAGTAGGAGCATATGTAGGATGGGATTTAGCACATGCAGCAGGGAATATAGAATTGAAATTGAATGAATGGGGAGTGGATTTTGCAGCTTGGTGTAGTTATAAATATATGAATTCAGGGCCAGGAAATGCTTCAGGGTATTTTGTTCATGAAATGCATCATGAAGATGCTGAATTATCTCGATTTGGAGGTTGGTGGGGACATAATAAAGAACGTCGTTTTTTAATGGAACCCGTTTTTGATCCAGCAAAAAGTGCAGATGGATGGCAAATTAGTAATTTACCTATTTTATCTTTAGCACCTTATTTGGCTTCGGTAAATATGTTTGCGGAAATAGGAATGCAAAAATTAATTAAAAAAAGAAATAGTATTACAAGTTATTTAGAGTTTGTTCTTCATGAAATAGATAAAGAAATAGAAGGAATTAAGTTTGAAATTATTACACCATCAAATCAACAAGAAAGAGCATGTCAGTTATCGGTTTATTTACATGGACAAGGTAAAGAATTGTTCGATTATCTTATGAAAAAAGGAGTGATAACAGATTGGAGAGAACCTAATGTTATACGTTTAGCACCTGTGCCATTATATACTTCTTTTGAAGATATGTATGAATTTGGTCAAATATTGAAACAAGGAATTTGTGAATAA